A part of Longimicrobium sp. genomic DNA contains:
- the argF gene encoding ornithine carbamoyltransferase produces MPNASVRHFTAIPDFSREELLATLELAARMKRGEYREQPLAGKTLAMIFTKRSTRTRVSFEVGAYQLGGHALFLSSRDIQLGRGEPIRDTARVLSRYVDGVMIRTFAQADVDELARWGSVPVINGLTDLLHPCQIMADLQTVRESLGPDLERVKVAWVGDGNNMANSWLNAAYRLGFELRLAVPPGYEPDTEILERARSAARVVLTHDPREAVEGADVVNTDVWASMGQEEEQAKRERDFQGFRVDEALMGRASERAIFLHCLPAHRGEEVADEVIEGPRSRVFDEAENRLHAQKAIMAKLMHEWR; encoded by the coding sequence ATGCCGAACGCCTCCGTGCGCCACTTCACCGCCATCCCGGACTTCAGCCGGGAGGAGCTGCTCGCCACGCTGGAGCTGGCCGCGCGGATGAAGCGCGGCGAGTACCGCGAGCAGCCGCTGGCCGGCAAGACGCTGGCCATGATCTTCACCAAGAGATCCACCCGCACGCGCGTCTCCTTCGAGGTGGGCGCCTACCAGCTGGGCGGCCACGCGCTCTTCCTGTCGTCGCGCGACATCCAGCTGGGCCGCGGCGAGCCGATCCGGGACACCGCCCGCGTGCTCTCGCGCTACGTGGACGGCGTGATGATCCGCACCTTCGCCCAGGCCGACGTGGACGAGCTGGCGCGCTGGGGCTCGGTCCCCGTGATCAACGGCCTCACCGACCTGCTGCATCCGTGCCAGATCATGGCCGACCTGCAGACGGTCCGGGAGAGCCTGGGCCCCGACCTGGAGCGCGTGAAGGTGGCCTGGGTGGGCGACGGCAACAACATGGCCAACTCGTGGCTGAACGCGGCGTACCGGCTGGGCTTCGAGCTGCGCCTGGCGGTCCCGCCGGGGTACGAGCCGGACACGGAGATCCTGGAGCGGGCGCGCTCGGCCGCCCGCGTCGTCCTGACCCACGACCCGCGCGAGGCGGTGGAGGGCGCCGACGTGGTGAACACCGACGTGTGGGCGTCGATGGGCCAGGAGGAGGAGCAGGCCAAGCGCGAGCGCGACTTCCAGGGCTTCCGCGTCGACGAGGCGCTGATGGGCCGCGCCTCGGAGCGCGCCATCTTCCTGCACTGCCTCCCCGCGCACCGCGGCGAGGAGGTGGCCGACGAGGTGATCGAGGGCCCCCGCTCGCGCGTCTTCGACGAGGCCGAGAACCGCCTGCACGCGCAGAAGGCGATCATGGCGAAGCTGATGCACGAGTGGCGGTGA
- a CDS encoding Ig-like domain-containing protein — protein MKRILPVFLLAVAFAACKDGSGSGPRLRSLTLSPEDAFTSVGDTAVLTVTATGESGGAVNPDVDFRSLNPAVARVDGEGVITGVAVGSTQVIGEGGGAADTVDVTVFAQGTLLRLNTNADVDCTAPDIRKGRVVANSQFLQIVEDVQNPAGGFTQAEYQAIGARFDNLNYPVNVANFGAPTDIDNNGRIIVFYTRAVNEMTPRGAGFFVGGFFFGRDLFPKTETPRAGACPASNVAEIFYVLAPDPNGEVNGNRRTTAFVREQTMSTLSHEFEHLINASRRLYVNTNTRVFEGVWLDEGLAHIAEELAFYAFGGLAPRQNLQQSTLFDTQPHVDAYNEYARANFGRLRTYLQSTENQSPLGETLRDDDLETRGAAWSFLRYSADRRAGNDAQYWFALVNNPDSGVINLRSVLGTDPSPWFRDWTVANYADDGVAGVEARFTHPSYNFRNLYAHPQVAGAYPLLVKNLVDGQTVTTSIQALSAGYYRFGVAAGGTATLRVTASGTGDASACANVALAVGQVYQGGPEVPALCFSGGAAGAEFVLVPFNASQTTGSNLGISIVATGIVPVVGPPSPSLAPSSLVAGLERADASLFNDGGFHMRLRYRERELAEELLGGGGGTRLRPMSQVAAAPAPADIRIQVLRTK, from the coding sequence ATGAAGCGCATCCTCCCGGTCTTCCTGCTCGCGGTGGCCTTCGCCGCGTGCAAAGACGGCTCCGGCTCCGGCCCCCGGCTCCGCTCGCTCACCCTGTCGCCGGAAGACGCCTTCACCTCGGTGGGCGACACCGCCGTGCTCACCGTCACCGCCACGGGCGAGAGCGGCGGCGCGGTGAACCCCGACGTCGACTTCCGCAGCCTGAACCCCGCGGTGGCGCGGGTGGACGGCGAGGGCGTGATCACCGGCGTGGCGGTCGGCAGCACGCAGGTGATCGGCGAGGGCGGCGGCGCGGCCGACACCGTCGACGTGACGGTGTTCGCGCAGGGCACGCTGCTCCGGCTGAACACCAACGCCGACGTCGACTGCACCGCCCCCGACATCCGCAAGGGGCGGGTGGTGGCCAACTCGCAGTTCCTGCAGATCGTGGAGGACGTGCAGAACCCGGCGGGCGGCTTCACCCAGGCCGAGTACCAGGCGATCGGCGCGCGCTTCGACAACCTGAACTACCCCGTCAACGTGGCCAACTTCGGGGCGCCCACCGACATCGACAACAACGGCAGGATCATCGTCTTCTACACCCGCGCGGTGAACGAGATGACCCCGCGGGGCGCCGGCTTCTTCGTCGGCGGCTTCTTCTTCGGCCGCGACCTCTTCCCGAAGACGGAGACCCCGCGCGCGGGGGCGTGCCCCGCCAGCAACGTGGCCGAGATCTTCTACGTGCTGGCGCCGGACCCCAACGGCGAGGTCAACGGCAACCGCCGCACGACGGCGTTCGTGCGCGAGCAGACCATGTCCACGCTCTCGCACGAGTTCGAGCACCTGATCAACGCCTCGCGGCGCCTGTACGTGAACACCAACACGCGCGTGTTCGAGGGCGTCTGGCTGGACGAGGGGCTGGCGCACATCGCCGAGGAGCTGGCGTTCTACGCGTTCGGCGGGCTGGCGCCGCGGCAGAACCTGCAGCAGTCCACGCTGTTCGACACCCAGCCGCACGTGGACGCCTACAACGAGTACGCGCGCGCCAACTTCGGCCGCCTGCGCACCTACCTGCAGAGCACCGAGAACCAGTCGCCGCTGGGCGAGACGCTGCGCGACGACGACCTGGAGACGCGCGGCGCCGCCTGGAGCTTCCTGCGCTACTCGGCGGACCGGCGGGCCGGCAACGACGCGCAGTACTGGTTCGCGCTGGTGAACAACCCCGACAGCGGGGTGATCAACCTGCGCAGCGTGCTGGGGACCGACCCCTCGCCCTGGTTCCGCGACTGGACGGTGGCCAACTACGCCGACGACGGGGTGGCGGGGGTGGAGGCGCGCTTCACCCACCCGAGCTACAACTTCCGCAACCTGTACGCGCACCCGCAGGTGGCGGGCGCCTACCCGCTGCTGGTGAAAAACCTGGTCGACGGGCAGACGGTCACCACCTCCATCCAGGCGCTCAGTGCGGGGTACTACCGCTTCGGCGTGGCGGCCGGCGGCACGGCCACCCTGCGCGTGACCGCGTCGGGGACCGGCGACGCCAGCGCGTGCGCCAACGTGGCGCTGGCGGTGGGGCAGGTGTACCAGGGCGGCCCCGAAGTGCCGGCGCTCTGCTTCTCCGGCGGCGCCGCGGGGGCGGAGTTCGTGCTGGTCCCGTTCAACGCCTCGCAGACCACGGGCTCCAACCTGGGGATCTCGATCGTGGCCACGGGGATCGTGCCGGTGGTGGGCCCGCCGAGCCCGTCCCTGGCCCCCTCGTCGCTGGTGGCGGGGCTGGAGCGGGCCGACGCGTCGCTCTTCAACGACGGCGGCTTCCACATGCGCCTGCGCTACCGCGAGCGCGAGCTGGCCGAGGAGCTGCTGGGCGGCGGCGGGGGCACCCGGCTGCGCCCGATGAGCCAGGTGGCGGCCGCCCCGGCCCCGGCGGACATCCGCATCCAGGTGCTGCGGACCAAGTAG